The Neochlamydia sp. S13 genome has a segment encoding these proteins:
- a CDS encoding glycosyltransferase encodes MYQIMVGLGLLISFWLLTPPSVQTAELKFNILSELNGKGLEADQKILSRALKELGHQVYLGNIYDEPPTSEVDINIFFQSINPSWLPYASLNWFIPNAEWYTQDLELLDLIDLVLCRTQETQRIFENLKLKCFFLGFTSHDCYLSHIKKDFSLFFHLAGGSEQKGTQPIVDSWLRNSSFPLLIILKHFCTVRPRQANLHWITHRVEEPTLRDLQNSCGIHLCLSETEGFGHYIMEALSTRAVVVTIDAPPMNEFIKDPRCLVPFKDCSPQLLGTNYYADPVQLEVVINNLKELPIKELRRIGLENRAMYLKKTYQFTNSLKKLIDSVK; translated from the coding sequence ATGTATCAAATAATGGTAGGACTAGGGCTTTTAATAAGCTTTTGGCTATTAACGCCCCCTTCAGTTCAAACTGCAGAACTTAAGTTTAATATATTGAGTGAGTTGAATGGAAAGGGATTGGAAGCAGACCAAAAAATCCTTAGCAGGGCTCTTAAAGAGCTGGGACATCAAGTTTACTTAGGAAATATATATGATGAGCCCCCTACCTCTGAGGTAGATATTAATATATTCTTTCAGTCTATCAATCCTTCATGGCTTCCTTATGCTTCCCTCAATTGGTTTATTCCTAATGCCGAATGGTATACGCAAGATTTAGAGCTTTTAGACTTAATAGATCTTGTTTTGTGCCGTACTCAAGAAACACAAAGGATTTTTGAAAACTTAAAGCTAAAATGCTTTTTCTTAGGCTTTACAAGTCATGATTGTTATCTCTCCCATATAAAAAAAGACTTTTCTTTGTTTTTTCATTTAGCAGGAGGAAGTGAGCAGAAAGGAACGCAGCCGATAGTAGATAGCTGGTTACGTAATTCTTCTTTTCCTTTATTAATTATCCTTAAACATTTTTGCACTGTTAGACCGCGCCAAGCTAACTTGCATTGGATTACTCACCGAGTAGAAGAGCCTACACTAAGAGATTTGCAAAATAGCTGCGGAATTCATTTATGTCTCAGTGAAACGGAGGGCTTCGGTCATTATATTATGGAAGCCCTATCAACTAGGGCGGTAGTCGTCACGATAGATGCTCCTCCGATGAATGAATTTATTAAGGATCCACGTTGCCTTGTTCCCTTCAAGGACTGTAGCCCACAATTATTAGGAACAAACTATTATGCGGATCCGGTACAGCTTGAGGTGGTTATTAATAATCTAAAAGAGTTACCTATCAAAGAGTTAAGGAGAATAGGTTTAGAAAATAGAGCCATGTACTTAAAGAAAACCTACCAATTTACTAACAGCCTGAAAAAATTGATAGATAGCGTTAAATAA
- a CDS encoding leucine-rich repeat domain-containing protein encodes MQPFSSTPIDHLPNELLIPILEECVTPPLFSICKRWQELVAIEILPSLYKKIAAMHVINGNEKQRTHLLDKIYQLDSKLATAEKVDRIFKQVFTLAKSLSPLEFKNKTEEKRYLTLANYSSYLLNINRLLIWEKIPEGKEYLAQEEIKLLSLEEKGKLFNQWIESYGKGIKVLDLSRLGLTYLPPEIGMLSPLVSLNLSQNQLTFLPKEIGQLTLLQNLNLSQNYLTFLPKEIGLFLQLISLNLNENQLTCLPKEIGDLHWLRHLNLSNNHLVSLPKEIQQLSRLYSLNLNQNQLSFLPREIGLIPGLGWLYLNHNQLTSFAMESGLFSQLYSLSLSHNQLTSFVIAMGQLFPMQNLDLSYNHLNTLPTSIDQLPQLLSLKTQGNPLENISEEIRQRFPPIE; translated from the coding sequence ATGCAGCCTTTTTCTTCTACCCCTATTGATCATCTACCTAATGAATTGCTGATTCCTATCTTAGAGGAATGTGTCACACCTCCTTTATTTAGCATCTGTAAAAGATGGCAAGAGCTTGTGGCTATTGAAATCCTGCCCTCCCTTTATAAAAAAATAGCAGCTATGCATGTCATCAATGGAAATGAAAAGCAGCGAACTCATCTCTTGGACAAGATTTATCAATTAGACTCTAAATTGGCTACTGCAGAAAAAGTGGATCGAATCTTTAAGCAAGTTTTTACCTTAGCTAAATCTCTTTCTCCTTTAGAGTTTAAAAATAAAACGGAAGAAAAAAGATATTTGACGCTTGCTAACTATTCTTCCTATCTCTTAAACATTAATCGCCTGCTTATCTGGGAAAAAATTCCTGAAGGAAAGGAATACTTAGCACAAGAAGAAATTAAGCTTTTATCTTTGGAAGAAAAAGGTAAGCTTTTTAATCAGTGGATTGAAAGCTATGGCAAAGGGATCAAAGTATTAGATTTATCTAGATTAGGTTTAACTTATTTACCCCCTGAAATAGGCATGCTTTCTCCTCTTGTTTCTCTTAATTTAAGCCAAAATCAACTGACCTTTCTTCCAAAAGAAATAGGACAATTGACTCTGCTACAAAACCTTAATTTAAGTCAAAATTATCTTACCTTTCTTCCTAAAGAAATCGGCCTGTTTCTTCAGTTAATTTCCCTTAATTTAAACGAAAACCAACTCACCTGCCTTCCAAAAGAAATAGGTGACTTACATTGGCTGCGACATCTTAACTTAAGTAACAATCATCTCGTCTCTCTTCCAAAAGAAATCCAGCAGCTGTCGCGACTATATTCGCTTAACTTAAACCAAAACCAACTATCTTTTCTTCCAAGGGAAATAGGTTTAATACCTGGGCTAGGGTGGCTTTATCTCAACCATAACCAATTGACCTCTTTTGCTATGGAAAGCGGTCTATTCTCTCAGTTATATTCTCTTAGCTTAAGTCATAACCAGCTCACCTCCTTCGTTATAGCAATGGGGCAGCTTTTTCCGATGCAAAACCTTGATTTAAGCTATAACCACCTTAACACCCTTCCTACATCAATAGACCAATTACCTCAACTTCTCTCCCTTAAAACGCAAGGAAATCCACTCGAAAATATTTCAGAGGAAATAAGGCAGCGTTTTCCACCCATAGAATAA
- a CDS encoding IS630 transposase-related protein, which translates to MVYSHDLRKKALNYIENGGSMATASEVFGVTVRTLTNWIKRKKQGCLAPKKRRQSPSKIDSEKLKLYIKQNPDAYLREIAEAFGVTITAVFYACKRLKITLKKRHPSTRKEMRINERSLDKS; encoded by the coding sequence ATGGTATATTCACACGATTTAAGAAAAAAAGCTTTGAATTATATAGAGAATGGCGGCTCAATGGCCACAGCTAGTGAGGTGTTTGGTGTAACAGTTCGCACGTTAACCAACTGGATTAAGCGGAAAAAACAAGGTTGTCTAGCTCCTAAAAAAAGACGACAGAGCCCCAGTAAAATAGATAGTGAAAAGCTAAAATTATATATAAAACAAAATCCTGATGCCTACCTTAGGGAAATAGCTGAGGCATTCGGAGTGACAATAACTGCAGTCTTTTATGCCTGTAAAAGACTGAAAATCACTTTAAAAAAAAGACACCCTTCTACAAGGAAAGAGATGAGAATAAACGAGAGGAGTTTAGACAAAAGCTAG
- a CDS encoding glycosyltransferase family 2 protein — MIPISVTILTKNSCQYLAQVLDSVSLFDEVLIYDTGSVDDTIKIAKSYSNVRVILATFEGFGPTHNKASAYAKHDWILSLDSDELVTPAMIQEILATSLQEKVVYSFPRHNYFNNKFIRWCGWYPDRQYRLYNRKETGFTNVQVHEAIIVKHMQHVPLNSPLIHYSYNSIADFLSKMQTYSTLFAEQNKGKKTASLSKALTHGIFSFLKSYILKRGFMGGYEGFIISAYNGHTAFYKYLKLYEANRKDG, encoded by the coding sequence ATGATACCTATTTCAGTCACTATCTTGACCAAGAATAGCTGCCAATACCTGGCTCAAGTGTTAGATAGTGTAAGTCTTTTTGATGAAGTCCTAATTTATGATACGGGATCTGTAGATGATACTATAAAGATAGCAAAAAGTTACTCTAATGTGCGTGTTATCTTAGCTACTTTTGAAGGATTTGGTCCTACTCATAACAAGGCTTCTGCTTATGCAAAACATGATTGGATCTTATCTTTAGATAGTGACGAACTTGTGACACCAGCGATGATTCAAGAGATTTTAGCAACTTCTTTGCAAGAAAAAGTAGTTTATTCTTTCCCACGACACAATTATTTTAATAATAAGTTTATTCGCTGGTGTGGTTGGTATCCAGATCGTCAATATAGGCTTTATAATAGAAAAGAAACAGGCTTTACTAATGTTCAAGTGCATGAAGCTATCATTGTCAAGCATATGCAACATGTACCTTTAAACAGCCCTCTTATTCATTATTCTTATAATTCTATCGCTGACTTTTTAAGTAAGATGCAGACCTATTCGACATTATTTGCTGAGCAGAACAAAGGTAAAAAAACTGCCTCCTTATCTAAAGCTTTGACGCATGGTATCTTTTCTTTCCTTAAGAGTTATATCCTTAAAAGAGGGTTTATGGGGGGATATGAGGGATTTATAATCTCTGCTTATAATGGACATACCGCTTTTTATAAATATCTTAAACTTTACGAAGCTAATCGTAAAGATGGCTAA
- the hemB gene encoding porphobilinogen synthase, translating to MRPLLPDSLISSHHVDLAIRPRRNRKSPAIRSLIQENHLLPHQLVAPLFIIEGHQRQEMIASMPGISRISVDLLVKEAIELYQLGIRAIDLFPVIPEEKKDNLGKEAINPHNLLSRAIQALKQAIPEMCVIVDIALDPYTSHGHDGIVNESGHILNDPTLYMLGEMSILAAQAGADIVAPSDMMDGRVRYIRENLDKAGFKEVNILSYAAKYASSFYGPFREALHSAPKFGDKKTYQMDPANSREAILESILDEAEGADMLLIKPALAYLDIISIIREKTLLPLAAYHVSGEYAMIMAAAEKGWLDADKAFMESLLSIKRAGADFILTYASKRIARLIKMQ from the coding sequence ATGCGTCCATTACTCCCAGACTCCCTTATTAGCAGCCATCATGTCGATTTAGCCATTCGCCCTCGCCGCAATCGCAAAAGTCCTGCTATACGCTCTCTTATCCAAGAAAACCATCTCCTTCCCCATCAGCTGGTCGCTCCATTATTTATCATAGAAGGCCATCAACGCCAAGAGATGATTGCCAGCATGCCTGGCATCTCCCGTATCTCTGTGGATCTGCTTGTCAAAGAAGCCATTGAGCTCTATCAACTAGGCATTCGCGCCATTGATCTTTTTCCTGTTATTCCTGAAGAAAAAAAAGATAACTTAGGTAAAGAAGCCATAAATCCTCATAATTTACTCTCTCGAGCTATACAAGCCTTAAAGCAAGCGATCCCTGAGATGTGTGTAATAGTCGATATTGCCTTGGATCCATACACTAGCCATGGTCATGATGGAATTGTAAACGAGTCAGGCCATATCCTCAATGACCCTACCCTTTACATGCTGGGAGAAATGTCTATTCTTGCAGCACAAGCTGGTGCTGACATTGTCGCTCCAAGTGATATGATGGATGGACGTGTAAGATACATTCGTGAAAATTTAGATAAAGCAGGCTTTAAAGAGGTAAATATTTTATCCTACGCAGCCAAATATGCCTCCTCTTTCTATGGCCCCTTTCGTGAAGCACTACATTCGGCTCCTAAATTTGGTGATAAAAAAACTTATCAAATGGATCCTGCCAATAGCCGAGAAGCCATTCTTGAATCTATTTTAGATGAAGCGGAAGGAGCGGACATGCTTTTGATTAAGCCTGCCTTAGCTTACTTAGATATTATCTCTATTATCCGAGAAAAAACTCTTCTGCCTCTTGCTGCCTATCATGTGAGTGGGGAATATGCCATGATCATGGCTGCTGCGGAGAAAGGATGGCTAGATGCAGATAAAGCTTTTATGGAAAGCCTTTTGTCCATCAAACGAGCAGGCGCTGATTTTATTCTTACCTACGCTTCAAAAAGAATCGCTCGCTTAATTAAGATGCAATAG
- a CDS encoding IS3 family transposase (programmed frameshift): MSTKRKRHSSEFKAKVALEAFKGFKTINELATEYSVHPTQISQWKKHLIEALPVLFSSMDKVSKTDQKLVDNLYQQIGRLKVELDWLKKKLLLTRLEKRSLVDRQSKEISVERQCVLLGIERSTYYYHPREESEFNLKIMRLIDEEYTRHPFYGSRKMTICLHNQGLKVGRRRISGLMKLMGIEAIYQKPNLSKPNAEHHIYPYLLRGLQINKCNQVWSTDITYIPMKKGFLYLTAVMDWYSRYVLSWRLSNTLDVDFCIEAVKEAFLKGIPEIFNTDQGSQFTSNRFVDFVREKNIAFSMDGKGRATDNIFVERLWRSVKYEDVYLKDYQNGLEVYQGLTSYFEFYNKNRPHQSLKYKTPAEAYGIIIY, translated from the exons ATGTCCACAAAAAGAAAAAGACACTCGTCGGAGTTCAAAGCAAAAGTTGCATTAGAAGCATTTAAAGGGTTCAAAACCATTAATGAGCTTGCTACAGAATATTCGGTGCATCCAACTCAAATTTCTCAATGGAAAAAGCATCTCATAGAAGCTTTACCAGTACTTTTTAGCAGTATGGATAAAGTTAGTAAGACAGATCAAAAGTTGGTTGACAACCTTTATCAACAGATCGGTCGTTTAAAGGTTGAGTTAGATTGGCTTAAAAAAAAACTAT TACTGACAAGGCTTGAAAAGCGCTCTTTAGTTGACCGCCAATCAAAAGAGATTTCTGTAGAAAGACAATGCGTACTTCTTGGGATAGAGCGATCTACCTATTATTACCATCCAAGAGAAGAAAGTGAGTTCAACCTTAAGATAATGCGCTTGATAGATGAAGAATATACCAGGCATCCTTTTTATGGATCTAGAAAGATGACTATTTGTTTGCATAATCAGGGTTTAAAAGTAGGTAGAAGGCGGATTAGTGGGCTTATGAAATTAATGGGTATTGAAGCCATCTATCAAAAACCGAACTTAAGTAAACCTAATGCTGAGCATCATATATACCCCTATTTATTGAGAGGCTTGCAGATAAATAAGTGTAATCAAGTATGGAGTACGGACATAACGTACATACCAATGAAGAAGGGATTTTTATATTTAACAGCGGTGATGGATTGGTACAGTAGATATGTTCTTTCTTGGCGCCTTTCAAATACGCTAGATGTTGATTTTTGTATTGAAGCTGTAAAAGAAGCATTTTTAAAAGGTATTCCAGAGATTTTTAATACAGATCAAGGATCACAATTTACAAGCAACAGGTTTGTAGATTTTGTTAGAGAAAAAAATATTGCTTTTAGCATGGATGGAAAAGGAAGAGCAACAGATAATATATTTGTAGAGCGTTTGTGGAGGTCAGTCAAGTATGAAGATGTATATCTGAAAGATTATCAAAACGGACTTGAGGTTTATCAAGGACTTACCAGCTATTTTGAGTTTTATAATAAAAACCGTCCACATCAGTCTTTAAAATACAAAACCCCAGCGGAGGCATATGGTATAATAATTTATTAG
- a CDS encoding leucine-rich repeat domain-containing protein, whose translation MQPFSSTSIDNLPNELLLPILKECITPPLFSICKRWQELVAIEILPSLYKKIAAMHVINRNEKQQAHLLDKIYQLDSKLAASEKVDRIFKQVFTLAESLSPLEFKNKTEEKRYLTLANYSSYLLNINRLLIWKRIPGGKEYLAQEEVNLLSLEEKGKLFSQWIRNSCQNVRLLDLSSLGLTYLPPEIGLFSALVSLNLSSNQLTFLPKEIGQLTQLEWFYLSRNRLTLVAGEIGQLSHLRTLDLSDNLISWLPLEIGKLFKLVNLYLNLNRLNSLPSEIGQLFLLKNFNLSRNDLRSLPAEIGLLTHLEELYLSQNCLTSLPKEIAQLSRLQKLDLNQNQLNSLPVELGKVFGLEWLCLHHNRLNFLPTEIGQLTQLQRLDLSKNQLKSLPAEIGQLARLRMLNLSQNQLTSLPTEIGQLTQLYGLNLSQNHFATLPAQLWLLKQLEELRVSQNKLTSLPAEIDQLNQLEELYLSQNLLICLPPNIGNLPKLKWLHLDHNQLNSLPVEIEKLSPSLYELNLTGNLFKTISEKIRQHFQL comes from the coding sequence ATGCAGCCTTTTTCTTCTACCTCTATTGATAACCTACCTAATGAATTGCTGCTGCCTATCTTAAAGGAATGTATCACACCTCCTTTATTTAGCATCTGTAAAAGATGGCAAGAGCTTGTGGCTATTGAAATCTTGCCCTCCCTTTATAAAAAAATAGCGGCTATGCATGTCATCAATAGAAACGAAAAGCAGCAAGCTCATCTCTTGGACAAGATTTATCAATTAGACTCTAAATTGGCTGCTTCAGAGAAAGTGGATCGAATCTTTAAGCAAGTTTTTACCTTAGCTGAATCTCTTTCTCCTTTAGAGTTTAAAAATAAAACGGAAGAAAAAAGATATTTAACGCTTGCTAACTATTCTTCCTATCTCTTAAACATTAATCGTCTGCTTATCTGGAAAAGAATCCCTGGAGGAAAGGAATACTTAGCACAAGAAGAAGTTAACCTTTTATCTTTGGAAGAAAAAGGTAAGCTTTTTAGTCAGTGGATTAGAAATAGTTGCCAAAATGTTAGGCTATTAGATTTATCCAGCTTAGGTTTAACTTATTTACCCCCTGAAATAGGCCTGTTTTCTGCTCTTGTTTCTCTTAATTTAAGCTCCAATCAGCTGACGTTCCTTCCTAAAGAAATAGGCCAACTAACTCAGCTGGAGTGGTTTTACTTAAGTCGTAATCGTCTTACCCTGGTAGCAGGAGAAATAGGTCAACTTTCTCATCTACGGACGCTTGACTTAAGTGACAACCTAATCAGCTGGCTTCCTTTAGAGATAGGAAAGCTTTTTAAACTAGTAAATCTTTATTTAAACTTAAACCGGCTTAATTCCCTTCCCTCGGAAATAGGCCAGCTGTTTTTACTAAAAAATTTTAATTTAAGCCGAAATGATCTTAGAAGCCTTCCTGCAGAGATAGGCCTGCTCACTCATTTAGAAGAGCTTTATCTAAGCCAAAACTGTCTCACTTCTTTGCCTAAAGAAATAGCTCAGCTGTCTCGCTTGCAAAAGCTTGATTTAAATCAAAACCAGCTTAATTCCCTCCCTGTAGAGTTAGGGAAGGTCTTTGGGCTCGAATGGCTATGTTTACATCACAACAGGCTGAATTTCCTTCCTACAGAAATAGGCCAATTGACTCAGCTACAGAGGCTTGATCTAAGCAAAAATCAGCTTAAGTCTCTTCCTGCAGAAATAGGACAACTAGCTCGGCTGAGGATGCTTAACTTAAGCCAAAATCAGTTAACCTCCCTCCCTACAGAGATAGGCCAGCTGACTCAGTTATATGGTCTTAACTTGAGCCAAAACCATTTTGCTACTCTTCCTGCGCAGCTATGGCTACTAAAGCAGCTAGAAGAACTTCGCGTAAGTCAAAATAAGCTTACTTCCCTACCTGCGGAAATCGATCAACTGAATCAGTTGGAAGAACTTTATTTAAGTCAAAACCTTCTTATCTGCCTTCCCCCTAATATAGGAAATCTTCCCAAGCTAAAATGGCTTCATTTAGACCATAATCAGCTCAACTCCCTTCCTGTTGAGATAGAAAAGCTATCTCCATCTTTATACGAGCTAAATTTAACGGGAAATCTTTTTAAAACTATTTCTGAGAAGATTAGGCAGCATTTTCAGCTGTAG
- a CDS encoding phosphoketolase, producing MVREIPSTICQGGPLTEEELYKMDAYWRASNYLSVGQIYLLDNPLLKRPLTIEDIKPRLLGHWGTTPGLNFIYVHLNRLIKARDLNMIYLAGPGHGGPGLVANVYLEGTYSEYYPNISSDEEGLKKLFKQFSFPGGIPSHVAPETPGSIHEGGELGYVLSHAYGAVFDNPDLIAACVVGDGEAETGPLAASWHSNKFLNPAKDGAVLPILHLNGYKIANPTLLARISPEELKSLFEGYGYKPYVIEGSDPYQMHQNMAHTLDSVIAEIKKIQEDARKNKLIERPRWPMIILKTPKGWTGPQEVDGKKTEGFWRSHQVPLSNMAAKPAHVQQLEKWMKSYHPEELFDEDGRFLAELAALAPQGKRRMGDNPHANGGLLRKELKMPDFREYTLEIEKPGQIEAESTRIMGKFLRDVMKNNLHNFRVMGPDETASNRLDAIYEVSKKSWMANYLPEDEDGSELSAEGRVMEILSEHTCMGWLEGYVLTGRHGFFSTYEAFAHIIDSMFNQHAKWLHTTTSSIHWRAPISSINILLSSHVWRQDHNGFSHQDPGFIDHVMNKKAEVVRVYLPPDANTLLSVTNHCLRSRNYVNVIVAGKQPALQYLDMESAIKHCTAGIGIWEWASNDRGHVPDVVMACAGDVPTLETLAAVDILRQQIPELKVRVVNIVNLMKLQNPTEHPHGLSDKDFDELFTTDKPVIFAYHGYPWLIHRLTYRRTNHENIHVRGYKEEGTTTTPFDMCVRNQIDRFSLVGDVIDRVPKLGYLAAYIKQDIHNKLIEHEEYITKYGDDMPLVRQWKWPY from the coding sequence ATGGTAAGAGAAATTCCTAGTACCATTTGCCAAGGCGGACCCTTAACAGAGGAAGAGCTTTATAAAATGGATGCTTATTGGCGGGCAAGTAATTATCTCTCTGTTGGGCAAATTTATCTCCTTGATAATCCGCTTCTTAAACGTCCTCTTACTATTGAAGATATTAAGCCTCGCCTATTAGGTCACTGGGGAACAACCCCGGGCTTAAATTTTATTTATGTGCACCTAAATCGCCTGATTAAAGCTAGAGATTTAAATATGATCTACTTAGCAGGACCCGGTCATGGCGGTCCAGGTTTGGTAGCCAACGTCTATTTGGAAGGAACCTATAGTGAATATTACCCTAACATTTCTTCTGATGAAGAAGGTTTGAAAAAACTTTTTAAGCAATTTTCTTTTCCTGGTGGAATACCTAGCCATGTAGCCCCCGAAACTCCCGGCTCTATTCATGAAGGAGGAGAATTAGGTTATGTACTTTCTCATGCCTATGGGGCTGTTTTTGATAACCCCGACCTTATTGCGGCATGCGTAGTGGGAGATGGAGAAGCAGAAACAGGACCGCTTGCTGCTTCCTGGCATTCTAACAAATTTCTTAATCCAGCAAAAGATGGTGCTGTTCTTCCTATCCTTCACCTCAACGGATATAAAATAGCTAATCCTACTCTCCTAGCTAGAATCAGTCCTGAAGAGCTAAAGAGCCTTTTCGAAGGATATGGCTACAAACCTTATGTAATCGAAGGTTCCGATCCTTATCAGATGCATCAAAATATGGCTCATACACTTGACAGTGTCATAGCAGAAATTAAGAAAATTCAAGAAGATGCGCGTAAAAACAAACTTATCGAGCGTCCACGTTGGCCTATGATCATTCTTAAAACCCCTAAAGGGTGGACAGGGCCGCAAGAAGTCGATGGCAAAAAAACTGAAGGATTCTGGCGCTCCCACCAGGTCCCTTTATCCAATATGGCTGCTAAACCTGCCCATGTACAGCAATTAGAGAAATGGATGAAAAGCTATCATCCTGAAGAGCTCTTTGATGAAGATGGAAGATTCCTCGCTGAACTTGCTGCTTTAGCTCCTCAAGGGAAACGTCGTATGGGAGATAATCCCCATGCTAATGGAGGTTTACTCCGCAAAGAATTAAAAATGCCTGATTTCCGCGAGTATACCCTTGAAATTGAAAAGCCTGGCCAGATTGAAGCTGAGTCCACCCGTATCATGGGAAAATTCTTACGCGATGTCATGAAAAACAACTTACATAACTTCCGCGTGATGGGTCCTGATGAAACGGCTTCCAACCGCTTAGATGCCATCTATGAAGTCTCAAAAAAAAGTTGGATGGCTAATTATCTTCCCGAAGATGAAGATGGTAGTGAGTTATCTGCCGAGGGGCGCGTGATGGAAATATTAAGCGAACATACATGCATGGGCTGGCTGGAGGGTTATGTTTTAACAGGCAGGCACGGTTTCTTTTCTACTTACGAGGCTTTTGCTCATATTATAGATTCTATGTTTAACCAACATGCTAAGTGGCTACATACCACCACCTCCTCTATCCACTGGCGTGCACCTATTTCATCGATTAACATTTTGCTAAGCTCCCACGTTTGGCGACAAGATCACAATGGTTTTTCCCATCAAGACCCAGGCTTTATTGATCATGTGATGAACAAAAAAGCTGAAGTCGTACGTGTGTACCTTCCACCCGATGCTAATACCTTATTATCTGTTACCAATCACTGTTTACGTAGTAGAAACTATGTGAATGTGATCGTTGCAGGCAAGCAACCAGCATTGCAATACTTAGACATGGAATCTGCTATTAAACATTGTACCGCAGGCATAGGAATTTGGGAATGGGCCAGTAACGATCGCGGACATGTTCCTGATGTAGTGATGGCTTGTGCTGGTGATGTGCCTACTCTAGAGACTCTAGCCGCTGTAGATATTCTTCGCCAACAAATCCCTGAGCTCAAAGTTCGAGTAGTTAATATTGTCAATTTGATGAAGCTCCAAAATCCCACTGAGCATCCGCATGGATTATCTGATAAAGATTTTGATGAATTATTTACCACGGATAAACCTGTCATCTTTGCCTATCATGGTTACCCTTGGCTCATTCATCGACTTACCTACCGCAGAACTAATCATGAAAATATTCATGTACGTGGATATAAAGAAGAAGGCACAACTACAACTCCTTTCGATATGTGTGTGCGCAATCAAATCGATCGCTTTAGCCTTGTAGGAGACGTGATCGATCGAGTACCCAAGTTAGGCTATCTAGCAGCATATATTAAGCAAGATATCCATAATAAGCTTATCGAACATGAAGAATATATCACTAAATATGGAGACGACATGCCGCTTGTTCGTCAATGGAAATGGCCTTACTAA